Proteins encoded within one genomic window of Hevea brasiliensis isolate MT/VB/25A 57/8 chromosome 8, ASM3005281v1, whole genome shotgun sequence:
- the LOC110656522 gene encoding jacalin-related lectin 2-like, with the protein MRRAMVKSPKFSFLIMKIVLVAFNFSVFKMALWCFLLHMVHLTAPIFTLLNSITHQEFLVKVSGKYTIYGVRFITFTTNKGTYGPYGNVEPPFGTRLCEFNFDMGNRRQFGGFHGSFATQGLTSIGVYINPATTPETSPAEISNSVSDIPKTGNCEKAKFSCSCCIVNIFKKIIKILD; encoded by the exons ATGAGAAGGGCCATGGTGAAATCTCCCAAATTTTCGTTTCTGATAATGAAGATTGTATTAGTTGCATTCAATTTTAGTGTGTTCAAAATGGCTCTTTGGTGCTTTCTCCTCCATATGGTGCACCTCACGGCCCCAATTTTTACTCT GTTGAATTCAATTACCCATCAAGAGTTCCTCGTAAAGGTGAGTGGTAAATACACCATCTATGGTGTCAGGTTCATAACATTTACTACCAACAAAGGTACTTATGGGCCATATGGTAACGTCGAACCTCCGTTTGGAACAAGGTTATGTGAGTTCAACTTTGACATGGGAAACAGGAGGCAATTTGGTGGGTTTCATGGATCATTCGCTACGCAAGGACTCACGTCAATTGGAGTATATATCAACCCCGCCACCACACCTGAGACTTCACCTGCCGAAATCTCAAATTCCGTATCGGATATTCCCAAGACTGGGAATTGTGAAAAGGCAAAGTTCAGCTGCAGTTGTTGTATTGTTAATATATTCAAGAAAATTATCAAAATCTTGGATTAA
- the LOC110656550 gene encoding protein RESTRICTED TEV MOVEMENT 1 has translation MDSVTFWDEKGHGEISQIFVSHNEDYISCIQFQYVENGSLVLSPPYGAPHGPNFYSFQINCPSEFLVNVSGKYTNNGVRLITFTTNERKHGSYGNDGPPFGTQLREFNFDMGKRKQFGGFHGSFTTQGLKSIGVYVKPTTTTETSPAEISNSASDIRKTGN, from the exons ATGGACAGCGTCACTTTCTGGGATGAGAAGGGCCATGGTGAAATCTCCCAAATTTTCGTTTCTCATAATGAAGATTATATTAGTTGCATTCAATTTCAGTATGTTGAAAATGGCTCTTTGGTGCTTTCTCCTCCATATGGTGCACCTCACGGCCCCAATTTTTACTCT TTTCAAATCAATTGCCCATCAGAGTTCCTCGTAAATGTGAGCGGTAAATACACCAACAATGGTGTCAGGTTAATAACATTTACTACCAACGAACGTAAGCATGGGTCATATGGTAACGACGGACCTCCATTTGGAACACAGTTACGTGAGTTCAACTTTGACATGGGAAAGAGGAAGCAATTTGGTGGGTTTCATGGATCATTCACTACGCAAGGACTCAAGTCAATTGGAGTATATGTCAAACCCACCACCACAACTGAGACTTCACCTGCTGAAATCTCAAATTCCGCATCGGATATTCGCAAGACTGGGAATTGA